One region of Qipengyuania gaetbuli genomic DNA includes:
- a CDS encoding pseudouridine synthase: MARLILLNKPYGVLSQFTGGKDGVDDTLAHLVDVPGVYPAGRLDKDSEGLLLLTDDGRLQSRIAEPRYKLPKTYLVQVEGEVGDDALERLSRGVDLNDGMTRHARAKRIDPPPLWDRDPPVRYRKSVPDSWIALEITEGRNRQVRRMTAAVGLPTLRLVRWRIGEWSLDGIAPGTYRELQV; encoded by the coding sequence GTGGCGCGCCTGATCCTCCTCAACAAGCCCTACGGTGTGCTCTCGCAGTTCACCGGGGGCAAGGACGGCGTGGACGACACGCTGGCGCATCTCGTCGATGTGCCGGGCGTCTATCCGGCGGGCCGGCTCGACAAGGACAGCGAAGGGCTGTTGCTGCTGACCGACGACGGGCGGCTGCAATCACGGATCGCCGAACCGCGCTACAAGCTGCCCAAGACATACCTGGTGCAGGTGGAAGGCGAGGTCGGCGACGATGCGCTGGAACGCCTCTCCCGGGGTGTCGACCTCAATGACGGCATGACCCGGCATGCTAGGGCCAAACGGATAGACCCGCCGCCGCTGTGGGACCGCGATCCGCCGGTGCGCTATCGCAAGAGCGTGCCCGACAGCTGGATTGCGCTCGAAATTACCGAGGGCCGCAACCGGCAGGTGCGCCGGATGACCGCGGCAGTCGGTCTGCCCACCTTGCGGCTGGTCCGCTGGCGCATCGGCGAGTGGAGCCTCGACGGGATCGCACCCGGGACATACCGCGAATTGCAGGTCTAG
- a CDS encoding DUF1330 domain-containing protein, translating into MSDTYIDPSPANFAAFKDLPRDEPIHMLNLLRYRDLAEYPEGHEHAGKGWSGRRAYEEYGKTSGPIFRRVGGSIVWRGAFQTVVTGPEAMQWHDGFIAQYPHAGAFFEMIKDADYQKAVVNRTAALADSRLVRFKPGAAGEGFG; encoded by the coding sequence ATGAGCGACACCTATATCGACCCGAGCCCGGCCAATTTCGCCGCTTTCAAGGACCTGCCGCGAGACGAGCCGATCCACATGCTCAACCTGTTGCGCTATCGCGATCTCGCCGAATATCCCGAGGGCCACGAGCACGCGGGCAAGGGCTGGAGCGGGCGGCGCGCCTACGAGGAATACGGCAAGACCAGCGGCCCGATCTTCCGCCGCGTGGGCGGCAGCATCGTCTGGCGTGGTGCGTTCCAGACGGTGGTGACCGGGCCGGAAGCGATGCAATGGCACGACGGCTTCATCGCGCAATACCCGCACGCCGGAGCCTTCTTCGAAATGATCAAGGACGCGGACTACCAGAAGGCAGTCGTGAACCGCACGGCGGCGCTGGCGGACAGCAGGCTGGTGCGCTTCAAGCCGGGCGCTGCGGGGGAAGGGTTCGGGTAG
- a CDS encoding spinster family MFS transporter, with translation MNKTSSPVAAQSTRLVLWTLLVVYILNFLDRQIVNILAEPIKQDLGLSDTQIGLMTGLAFALFYTFLGIPIARYADNPKSSRTTLISVSLAFWSGMTALCGLAQNFGQLLLARIGVGVGEAGCTPAAHSLITDTVPAEKRSSAMAFYGLGIPIGSLLGMAMGGLLADAYGWRTAFLVAGVPGIIMAVALPMLIREPRRHSPAAASEDAPMPNAPGAAAAVPGEPPAALPARDALREILRSKAMVQLLVAAGLVAFLSYGKTVWATIYFIRSHGLSPGETGLWLGISAGLAAMLGTWGGGWIADRYGSRDPRHILTAPALGLVIGAPILFFGYAAADWRFGLVLIVVATVLNSFYYGPTYACVQGLVRPQARAMATAVMLFAQNLIGLGLGPLFFGMLSDAFAPVAGEDSVRWVLYGAAWLGLVPAFFFWRARAHLASELGKSS, from the coding sequence ATGAACAAGACCAGCTCTCCCGTCGCTGCGCAGTCCACACGGCTCGTCCTCTGGACACTGCTCGTCGTCTACATCCTGAACTTTCTCGACCGGCAGATCGTCAATATCCTGGCCGAGCCGATCAAGCAGGATCTCGGCCTTTCGGACACCCAGATCGGCCTGATGACCGGGCTCGCGTTTGCCCTGTTCTACACGTTTCTCGGCATCCCGATCGCGCGTTATGCCGATAACCCGAAGTCCAGCCGCACCACGCTGATCTCGGTTTCGCTCGCCTTCTGGTCGGGCATGACGGCCCTGTGCGGACTGGCCCAGAATTTCGGCCAGCTGCTGCTCGCACGGATCGGGGTCGGGGTGGGCGAGGCAGGGTGCACGCCTGCCGCCCATTCGCTCATTACCGACACGGTGCCGGCCGAAAAGCGGTCTTCGGCGATGGCCTTTTACGGCCTGGGTATCCCTATCGGCAGCCTGCTCGGCATGGCGATGGGCGGCCTGCTTGCCGATGCCTACGGATGGCGCACCGCATTCCTGGTTGCGGGCGTGCCGGGCATAATCATGGCTGTCGCACTGCCCATGCTGATCCGCGAACCGCGCCGACATAGTCCGGCCGCGGCGAGCGAGGACGCGCCCATGCCTAACGCACCTGGTGCGGCCGCAGCAGTTCCGGGTGAGCCGCCCGCCGCTCTGCCTGCCCGCGATGCGCTACGGGAAATCCTGCGCTCCAAGGCGATGGTGCAATTGCTGGTCGCCGCCGGGCTGGTGGCTTTCCTGTCCTATGGCAAGACCGTCTGGGCCACGATCTATTTCATCCGCTCGCACGGCCTTTCTCCGGGCGAGACCGGGCTGTGGCTCGGTATTTCGGCCGGATTGGCGGCCATGCTCGGCACCTGGGGCGGCGGCTGGATCGCCGACCGCTATGGCTCGCGCGACCCGCGCCATATCCTCACCGCGCCCGCTCTGGGCCTCGTGATCGGCGCTCCGATATTGTTCTTCGGCTATGCGGCCGCCGACTGGCGGTTCGGTCTCGTGCTGATCGTCGTCGCGACCGTCCTCAACAGCTTCTACTACGGCCCGACCTATGCCTGCGTGCAGGGGCTCGTGCGTCCGCAGGCAAGAGCGATGGCGACCGCCGTCATGCTGTTCGCGCAGAACTTGATCGGATTGGGGCTGGGACCGCTGTTCTTCGGTATGCTGTCGGACGCCTTCGCGCCGGTCGCAGGCGAGGACAGCGTGCGCTGGGTGCTTTACGGGGCAGCATGGCTGGGCCTTGTGCCGGCCTTCTTCTTCTGGCGGGCAAGAGCGCATCTGGCGTCGGAACTGGGCAAGAGCTCCTGA
- a CDS encoding long-chain fatty acid--CoA ligase, whose product MLGAMQDWTMRVTHVIDHAAREAPDREIVTRWADGSETRTNWQGIRTDALKMAQALQALGLRKGDKVASLAMNHSRHLVSWYGVAGMGGVLHTVNPRLFDDQLEYIVNHAEDRVMVYDAAFQPIVDRMRDRWTTVEHYICFDSGEHTTSFEDWIAAQSGDFQWVAGSERDPCMICYTSGTTGNPKGVQYEHRSTVLHAMAGLQPAAFNFSASSVMLPVVPMFHAASWGLPYAGAMAGIKFVFSAVNDPAVLHDMMLKEGVTDSAGVPTVWLAHFQYCDANGIDLPPLKAATIGGSAAPKFMIERLMKNGTRVQHAWGMTETSPIGTVGGPTHDWENLSLEERVVKTMKQGRPIFGVELRTVDLDDNTKVLPRDGETSGALQIRGPWVVKRYFKAEEDAVTEGGWFDTGDVGVLHPDGTLQLTDRTKDVIKSGGEWISSVELENAAVGHPAVAEAACIGMFHPKWDERPVLFVVKKEGADCSDRDVIDYLADKVAKWWLPDAVEFVDDIPHTATGKISKKDLRDRFADYKLADG is encoded by the coding sequence ATGCTCGGAGCGATGCAGGACTGGACCATGCGCGTCACCCACGTGATCGATCACGCGGCGCGCGAGGCACCTGACCGCGAAATCGTCACCCGCTGGGCCGATGGCAGCGAGACGCGCACCAATTGGCAGGGTATCCGCACCGACGCGCTGAAGATGGCACAGGCGCTGCAGGCGCTGGGCCTGCGCAAGGGCGACAAGGTCGCCAGCCTCGCGATGAACCACTCGCGCCACCTCGTCAGCTGGTACGGCGTGGCGGGCATGGGCGGCGTGCTCCACACGGTGAACCCCCGCTTGTTCGACGACCAGCTCGAATACATCGTCAATCACGCCGAAGACCGCGTGATGGTCTATGACGCGGCTTTCCAGCCGATCGTCGACAGGATGCGCGACCGCTGGACCACGGTAGAGCACTACATCTGCTTCGACAGCGGCGAGCATACGACCTCGTTCGAGGACTGGATCGCCGCGCAGTCGGGCGATTTCCAGTGGGTCGCCGGGAGCGAGCGCGACCCTTGCATGATCTGCTACACCAGCGGCACGACCGGCAATCCCAAGGGCGTCCAGTACGAGCATCGCAGCACGGTGCTGCACGCCATGGCCGGGCTTCAGCCCGCAGCGTTCAATTTCAGCGCCTCGTCCGTGATGCTCCCCGTGGTACCGATGTTCCACGCGGCCAGTTGGGGCCTGCCCTATGCGGGCGCGATGGCGGGCATCAAGTTCGTCTTCTCGGCCGTGAACGATCCTGCCGTGCTGCATGACATGATGCTCAAGGAAGGCGTGACCGACAGCGCGGGCGTGCCCACAGTCTGGCTTGCGCATTTCCAGTATTGCGACGCCAATGGCATCGACCTGCCGCCGCTGAAGGCCGCGACGATCGGCGGTTCTGCCGCGCCCAAGTTCATGATCGAGCGCCTGATGAAGAACGGCACCCGCGTCCAGCACGCTTGGGGCATGACCGAAACCTCGCCCATCGGCACGGTCGGTGGCCCGACGCACGACTGGGAAAACCTCAGCCTCGAAGAACGCGTGGTGAAGACCATGAAGCAGGGCCGCCCGATCTTCGGCGTGGAACTGCGCACGGTCGATCTCGACGACAACACCAAGGTCCTGCCGCGCGACGGCGAGACTTCGGGCGCGCTGCAAATCCGCGGGCCCTGGGTGGTGAAGCGGTATTTCAAGGCGGAAGAGGACGCCGTGACCGAGGGTGGCTGGTTCGATACCGGCGACGTCGGCGTGCTCCACCCAGACGGCACGCTGCAGCTGACCGACCGCACCAAGGACGTGATCAAGTCGGGCGGCGAATGGATCAGCTCGGTCGAGCTGGAAAACGCCGCCGTCGGCCATCCGGCAGTCGCTGAAGCCGCCTGCATCGGCATGTTCCACCCCAAGTGGGACGAACGTCCGGTGCTGTTCGTGGTGAAGAAGGAAGGGGCCGATTGCTCCGACCGCGATGTGATCGATTACCTCGCCGACAAAGTCGCCAAGTGGTGGCTGCCCGATGCGGTCGAATTCGTCGACGACATCCCGCACACGGCCACCGGCAAGATCAGCAAGAAGGACCTGCGCGACCGGTTCGCGGACTACAAGCTGGCCGACGGCTGA
- the moaB gene encoding molybdenum cofactor biosynthesis protein B, which produces MAIDETRAFKPVNIALLTISDSRKAEDDTSGDILAQRIEAAGHTLAAREISRDDKNEIAAHLHRWIDDEMVDAVITTGGTGLTGRDVTPEALDRVKDKDIPGFGEYFRYISIESIGTSTIQSRACAVLARGTYIFALPGSNGAVKDGWDKILAHQLDSRHRPCNFVELMPRLRER; this is translated from the coding sequence ATGGCTATCGACGAGACCCGTGCCTTCAAGCCCGTCAACATCGCGCTGCTGACCATTTCGGACAGCCGCAAGGCCGAGGACGACACCTCGGGCGACATCCTCGCCCAGCGGATCGAGGCGGCCGGCCACACGCTCGCCGCGCGCGAGATCAGCCGCGACGACAAGAACGAGATCGCCGCGCACCTCCACCGCTGGATCGACGACGAGATGGTCGATGCGGTGATCACCACCGGCGGAACCGGCCTCACGGGCCGGGATGTCACGCCCGAGGCGCTCGACCGCGTGAAGGACAAGGATATTCCCGGCTTCGGCGAGTACTTCCGCTACATCAGCATCGAGAGCATCGGCACCAGCACGATCCAGAGCCGCGCCTGCGCGGTGCTGGCGCGCGGGACCTATATCTTCGCGCTGCCCGGATCGAACGGCGCCGTGAAAGATGGATGGGACAAGATCCTCGCCCACCAGCTCGACAGCCGCCACCGGCCCTGCAATTTCGTCGAACTGATGCCCCGCCTGCGGGAACGCTGA
- a CDS encoding lytic transglycosylase domain-containing protein, which translates to MTKRFLLAAALGGSILSSPATAQGSDSLAYFTRSHAAVLPQLLSGDDQLYYRSLFEAIEAKNWDRVEVMLGERTDGPLHGSVLAAYFLHPESPRIELPRIEAWLARYASLPEAEAIIRLGRTRGLENAPTLPRERQLVGQRGVTKRMRPRTVSDGSMPDGVQSAILDRISNDDPDGARLLLDGVDASLSSEARAEWRQRVAWSYYIENRDAEALAMAQLVGQGRGPWVAEGDWVAGLASWRLGDCENAADYFRRSAAASANGSLTAAAHYWAARALIRCRQPEKADEQLRGAARFSETLYGMLAHEQLAQTLPGDHASPDLTQDDWRRLQNEAAVREAVMLAEVGRRDLADEALRWQARRIEPSDFPALTRLARALGLAGTQTFMAYNAPRGTSSPANLRWPVAYHQPTGGWRVDPALAFAHALQESNFREGVVSPANAIGLMQIRPIAAREYAASINMSAGADLKNPAVNLAFGQRALQALADAGYTRGHLPKVMAAYNAGPTPVARWNSEINDQGDPLLWMESIPYWETREYVAVVMRNYWMYLRQAEAVAQSRTELAQNQWPQFPRTR; encoded by the coding sequence ATGACCAAACGTTTTCTGCTGGCCGCCGCTCTCGGTGGCTCGATCCTCTCATCCCCCGCCACCGCGCAAGGCTCCGACAGCCTTGCCTATTTCACCCGTTCGCATGCGGCCGTCCTGCCGCAGCTCCTGTCGGGCGACGACCAGCTTTACTACCGCTCGCTGTTCGAGGCGATCGAGGCGAAGAACTGGGACCGGGTCGAAGTCATGCTGGGGGAGCGGACGGACGGTCCGCTGCACGGCTCTGTCCTTGCCGCCTATTTCCTCCACCCCGAAAGCCCGCGCATCGAATTGCCCCGCATCGAGGCGTGGCTGGCCCGTTACGCGAGCCTGCCCGAGGCCGAGGCCATTATCCGGCTCGGTCGGACGCGCGGACTGGAGAACGCCCCCACGCTACCCCGTGAACGGCAATTGGTCGGCCAGCGCGGCGTGACCAAGCGCATGCGCCCCCGCACCGTCTCCGACGGTTCGATGCCGGACGGCGTCCAGAGCGCGATCCTCGACCGGATTTCCAATGACGATCCCGATGGCGCGCGGCTGCTGCTCGACGGCGTCGACGCCTCCCTGTCATCCGAAGCCCGAGCCGAATGGCGCCAGCGCGTTGCCTGGTCCTATTACATCGAGAACCGCGATGCCGAAGCGCTCGCCATGGCGCAGTTGGTCGGTCAGGGCCGCGGTCCCTGGGTGGCAGAGGGCGACTGGGTGGCAGGCCTTGCCTCCTGGCGTCTCGGCGACTGCGAGAACGCCGCCGACTATTTCCGTCGCAGCGCCGCGGCTTCGGCCAATGGCTCGCTGACCGCCGCAGCGCATTACTGGGCTGCCCGCGCGCTGATCCGTTGCCGCCAGCCGGAAAAGGCCGACGAGCAATTGCGCGGCGCGGCGCGTTTTTCCGAGACGCTTTACGGCATGCTCGCGCACGAGCAGCTGGCGCAGACGCTGCCCGGCGACCATGCCAGTCCCGACCTGACGCAGGACGACTGGCGCCGCCTCCAGAACGAGGCCGCAGTGCGCGAGGCCGTGATGTTGGCCGAGGTCGGCAGGCGCGACCTCGCCGACGAGGCGCTGCGCTGGCAGGCACGTCGGATCGAGCCTTCGGACTTTCCCGCGCTCACCCGCCTTGCCCGGGCGCTGGGCCTTGCCGGCACGCAGACCTTCATGGCCTACAATGCGCCGCGCGGCACGAGCTCTCCCGCCAATTTGCGCTGGCCCGTCGCCTATCACCAGCCCACCGGAGGCTGGCGCGTCGATCCGGCGCTCGCCTTCGCCCACGCGCTACAGGAATCGAATTTCCGCGAGGGCGTGGTCAGCCCAGCCAATGCCATTGGCCTGATGCAGATCCGCCCCATCGCGGCGCGCGAGTATGCAGCCTCCATCAACATGAGCGCCGGTGCGGACCTCAAGAACCCGGCGGTCAATCTCGCCTTCGGGCAAAGGGCACTGCAGGCGCTGGCGGACGCAGGCTATACTCGCGGGCACCTGCCCAAGGTCATGGCCGCCTACAACGCCGGCCCCACGCCGGTCGCGCGCTGGAACAGCGAGATCAACGACCAGGGCGACCCGCTGCTCTGGATGGAATCGATCCCCTATTGGGAAACGCGCGAATACGTCGCAGTGGTGATGCGCAATTACTGGATGTACCTGCGCCAGGCAGAGGCCGTTGCGCAAAGCCGGACGGAACTCGCGCAGAACCAGTGGCCGCAATTCCCGAGGACGCGCTGA
- a CDS encoding PA0069 family radical SAM protein: MEASNESPLRGRGAQSAAVPTRFGLATREADGDWRDHMEALDGPPVKLRTHVTEEHPRTILSFNQSPDIFFDRSINAYRGCEHGCVYCFARPTHAYHDLSPGLDFETRLFAKPNAAELLRATLAKSKYRPRPIAMGTNTDPYQPIERDYRITRQVLEVCLDARHPVTITTKSDRVLDDLDILSEMAERRLVAVAISVTSLDAKLSGKLEPRAASPAKRLSALHKLAEAGVPTHCSVAPVIPSITDEFMEEIVQRAAAIGVDSVGWIPLRLPHEVAPLFREWLSVHYPERGDKVMGIVRSIRNGKDNDPNFFSRLKPTGVWADLFRARFRVACKRAGLGKAKFELDCTQFRPPAVGGQLRLL; encoded by the coding sequence ATGGAAGCCAGCAACGAGTCGCCCCTGCGCGGGCGCGGCGCCCAGTCCGCCGCGGTCCCGACGCGCTTCGGTCTTGCCACGCGCGAGGCCGATGGCGACTGGCGCGACCACATGGAGGCACTCGACGGACCGCCAGTGAAGCTGCGCACTCATGTGACCGAGGAACACCCGCGCACCATCCTCAGCTTCAACCAGTCGCCCGACATCTTCTTCGACCGGTCGATCAATGCCTATCGCGGCTGCGAGCATGGCTGCGTCTATTGTTTCGCACGGCCGACCCATGCGTATCACGACCTGTCGCCGGGGCTCGATTTCGAAACGCGCCTGTTCGCCAAGCCCAATGCGGCGGAACTGCTGCGGGCAACGCTTGCGAAGTCGAAGTACCGCCCCCGCCCCATCGCCATGGGGACCAATACCGACCCCTACCAGCCGATCGAGCGCGACTATCGAATCACGCGGCAGGTGCTGGAAGTGTGCCTCGATGCGCGGCACCCGGTGACCATCACGACCAAGTCCGACCGGGTACTCGACGACCTCGACATCCTGTCGGAGATGGCTGAGCGGCGCCTGGTAGCGGTCGCCATTTCGGTGACGAGCCTCGATGCAAAGCTGTCGGGAAAGCTCGAACCACGCGCAGCTTCACCGGCCAAGCGACTCTCCGCGCTGCATAAACTGGCCGAAGCGGGCGTGCCGACGCATTGCTCGGTCGCGCCGGTCATCCCATCCATCACCGACGAGTTCATGGAGGAGATCGTCCAGCGCGCCGCCGCCATCGGCGTCGACAGCGTGGGCTGGATCCCGCTGCGCCTGCCGCACGAGGTGGCCCCGTTGTTCCGCGAATGGCTCTCGGTCCATTACCCCGAGCGCGGCGACAAGGTGATGGGCATCGTCCGGTCGATCAGGAACGGCAAGGACAACGACCCCAACTTTTTCTCCCGCCTGAAGCCGACCGGCGTCTGGGCCGACCTGTTCCGCGCAAGGTTCCGTGTTGCGTGCAAGCGCGCAGGCCTCGGCAAGGCGAAGTTCGAGCTCGACTGCACGCAGTTCAGGCCGCCTGCGGTGGGCGGGCAGCTGCGGTTGTTGTGA
- the dnaE gene encoding DNA polymerase III subunit alpha, with translation MPYKPFVPLRVLSAYSMLEGAIDPKAMAKLAKERGFPAIAIADRNGLYGAVMFANACKAEGVQPIIGTLLGVARDEEGRIVDYLPLYAQDEAGYDNLCHLVSRAHLDRPLEFEPHVRLSDLEGHTDGLIALTGASEGGVTRLLAEGQVSHAVAMLDRLEALFPGRLYIELARRGNEAEEAAENALIDLAYERDLPLVATNPANFAEPHMYKAHDAMLCIANSTHVDAEERAKSNPEAYVKTAHMMEEGFADLPEAVSNTLVIAQRCAFAPPYRNPILPSLAGDLEGEARMLEEDARKGLAKRLEPYGEMSDEELKVYVDRLDYEVGIINQMGFPGYFLIVADFIKWAKEQDIPVGPGRGSGAGSLVAWALTITDLDPIKLGLLFERFLNPERVSMPDFDIDFCETRRGEVIRYVQAKYGHDHVAQIITFGKLKARAVLRDTGRILQMSYGHVDRICKMVPNHPTDPWTLPRALNGAADFKAEYDNDNEVKRLVDLAMQLEGFPRNSSTHAAGVVIGDRPLAKLVPLYRDPRSDMPVTQYDMKNVESSGLVKFDFLGLKTLSVLKKATDLLKKREIDIDLSQLPLDDPAVYDLMKAGNTVGVFQLESEGMRRTLTAVKPTNFGDIIALVSLYRPGPMDNIPLFGKRKAGEVPIEYPHAKLEEILTETYGIFVYQEQVMQAAQILAGYSLGDADLLRRAMGKKVQAEMDAQRERFVAGCKDVSGIEKAKANELFDLIDKFAGYGFNKSHAAAYALLAYQTAWLKAHYPEEFFAASMCFDMHQSEKLTIFVDDARRQGIAVEPPCLNRSEAEFTVEQTDDGYAVRYALAGIRNVGEKAMEAIVAEREAAGPFESLQDLFERIPKGSLNSRQLEALACAGALDALEPNRAKVFENADMLLAVADAAERERSSGQAALFGGEDQPGETLRLKEVEDWPRAERMARERENFGFYFSAHPVAAWKQVASANGARSYASLMAGGAPAGGRSNAVMAAMVEKVNKGTTRRGKPFIRADFSDASGQFSAACFEEGMVEKFMKWAEDQTCVLLQVELDAPSPDEPPRITVRGGTPLAEVRGSMPMIMTLDVLDGSALEELKTELLAAMGGQDEVLVTLRTGEAADPVMRLGRNFSLDGELAERLASVPSLAKVQLDKRRGGAHLRLVN, from the coding sequence ATGCCTTACAAGCCCTTCGTTCCCCTGCGCGTGCTGTCCGCCTATTCGATGCTCGAAGGGGCGATCGACCCGAAGGCGATGGCCAAGCTGGCGAAGGAACGCGGCTTTCCCGCCATCGCGATTGCGGACCGCAACGGCCTGTATGGCGCGGTCATGTTCGCCAATGCCTGCAAGGCCGAAGGCGTGCAGCCGATCATCGGCACGCTGCTGGGCGTGGCGCGCGACGAGGAAGGGCGGATCGTCGATTACCTGCCGCTCTACGCGCAGGACGAGGCGGGCTACGACAATCTCTGCCATCTCGTCAGCCGCGCACATCTCGACCGCCCGCTGGAATTCGAACCGCACGTCCGACTGTCCGACCTTGAAGGCCATACGGACGGGTTGATAGCCCTGACCGGCGCGAGCGAGGGCGGCGTCACCCGCCTGCTTGCCGAAGGGCAGGTCAGCCACGCCGTCGCCATGCTGGACCGGCTGGAGGCTCTGTTCCCCGGCAGGCTCTACATCGAACTCGCCCGGCGCGGGAACGAGGCGGAAGAGGCGGCGGAAAACGCGCTGATCGATCTCGCCTACGAACGCGATCTCCCGCTGGTCGCCACGAACCCCGCGAACTTCGCCGAACCGCATATGTACAAGGCGCATGACGCCATGCTGTGCATCGCCAATTCGACCCATGTCGATGCGGAAGAACGGGCCAAGTCCAATCCCGAAGCCTATGTGAAGACCGCGCACATGATGGAAGAAGGTTTTGCCGACCTTCCCGAAGCGGTTTCCAACACGCTCGTCATCGCCCAGCGCTGCGCTTTCGCGCCGCCTTACCGCAATCCCATCCTGCCCAGCCTTGCAGGCGACCTCGAAGGCGAGGCGCGGATGCTGGAAGAGGACGCGCGCAAGGGTCTTGCCAAGCGCCTCGAACCCTATGGCGAGATGTCGGACGAGGAGCTGAAGGTCTATGTCGACCGGCTCGATTACGAAGTCGGCATCATCAACCAGATGGGCTTTCCCGGCTACTTCCTGATCGTTGCCGACTTCATCAAGTGGGCGAAGGAGCAAGACATTCCCGTCGGGCCGGGGCGTGGTTCGGGTGCAGGCAGCCTGGTCGCATGGGCGCTGACGATTACCGATCTCGACCCCATCAAGCTCGGACTGCTGTTCGAACGCTTCCTCAACCCGGAACGCGTGTCGATGCCCGACTTCGATATCGATTTCTGCGAAACCCGCCGCGGCGAGGTGATCCGTTACGTGCAGGCCAAGTACGGCCACGATCACGTCGCGCAGATCATCACCTTCGGTAAGCTGAAAGCGCGCGCCGTGCTGCGCGATACGGGCCGTATCCTCCAGATGAGCTACGGCCATGTCGACCGTATTTGCAAGATGGTGCCGAACCATCCGACCGACCCGTGGACCCTGCCTCGCGCGCTCAACGGGGCGGCCGATTTCAAGGCCGAATACGACAATGACAACGAGGTGAAGCGCCTCGTCGACCTGGCGATGCAGCTGGAGGGCTTCCCGCGCAACAGCTCGACCCACGCGGCCGGCGTGGTGATCGGCGACCGTCCGCTGGCGAAGCTGGTGCCGCTCTATCGCGATCCGCGCTCCGACATGCCGGTGACGCAATACGACATGAAGAATGTCGAAAGCTCCGGCCTCGTCAAATTCGACTTCCTCGGCCTGAAGACGCTGTCGGTACTCAAGAAGGCGACGGACCTGTTGAAGAAGCGCGAGATCGACATCGACCTCTCGCAGCTGCCGCTCGACGATCCGGCGGTCTACGACCTGATGAAGGCGGGTAATACGGTCGGCGTGTTCCAGCTGGAATCGGAAGGCATGCGCCGCACGCTGACCGCGGTGAAACCGACCAATTTCGGCGACATCATCGCGCTCGTCTCGCTCTATCGCCCGGGCCCGATGGACAACATCCCGCTGTTCGGCAAGCGCAAGGCGGGCGAGGTGCCGATCGAGTATCCGCACGCCAAGCTCGAGGAAATCCTCACCGAAACCTACGGCATTTTCGTCTACCAGGAACAGGTCATGCAGGCCGCGCAGATCCTCGCCGGATACTCGCTCGGCGATGCAGACTTGCTGCGCCGTGCGATGGGCAAGAAGGTCCAGGCGGAAATGGACGCCCAGCGCGAACGTTTCGTGGCCGGATGCAAGGACGTGTCGGGTATCGAGAAGGCCAAGGCGAACGAGCTGTTCGACTTGATCGACAAGTTCGCCGGCTACGGCTTCAACAAGTCGCACGCCGCCGCCTATGCGCTGCTCGCCTACCAGACCGCGTGGCTGAAGGCGCATTACCCGGAAGAATTCTTCGCCGCGTCGATGTGCTTCGACATGCACCAGTCGGAAAAGCTGACCATTTTCGTCGACGATGCGCGGCGGCAGGGCATCGCGGTCGAGCCGCCGTGCCTCAACCGTTCGGAAGCCGAATTCACTGTCGAGCAGACCGATGACGGTTACGCCGTGCGCTATGCGCTGGCCGGTATCCGCAACGTCGGCGAAAAGGCGATGGAGGCGATCGTTGCCGAACGCGAGGCGGCGGGCCCGTTCGAAAGCCTGCAGGACCTGTTCGAGCGCATTCCGAAAGGCTCGCTCAATTCCCGCCAGCTGGAAGCGCTCGCCTGTGCCGGCGCGCTCGATGCGCTGGAGCCCAACCGCGCGAAAGTGTTCGAGAATGCCGACATGCTGCTCGCCGTGGCCGACGCCGCCGAGCGCGAGCGGAGCAGTGGGCAGGCGGCCCTGTTCGGCGGCGAGGACCAGCCCGGCGAGACGCTGCGCCTGAAAGAGGTCGAGGACTGGCCGCGCGCCGAACGCATGGCGCGCGAGCGCGAGAATTTCGGCTTCTACTTCTCCGCCCACCCGGTCGCGGCCTGGAAACAGGTCGCATCGGCCAATGGCGCGCGCTCCTATGCTTCGCTCATGGCAGGCGGCGCGCCTGCCGGCGGGCGCTCCAACGCGGTAATGGCGGCCATGGTGGAGAAGGTGAACAAGGGCACCACGCGCCGCGGCAAGCCCTTCATCCGCGCCGATTTTTCCGATGCCTCCGGCCAGTTCAGCGCGGCCTGTTTCGAGGAAGGCATGGTCGAGAAGTTCATGAAATGGGCGGAAGACCAGACCTGCGTACTGCTGCAGGTCGAACTCGATGCCCCGAGCCCCGACGAACCACCGCGCATCACCGTTCGTGGGGGCACGCCGCTGGCCGAAGTGCGTGGTTCCATGCCGATGATCATGACGCTCGACGTGCTCGACGGATCGGCGCTTGAAGAGCTCAAGACGGAACTGCTCGCGGCCATGGGCGGGCAGGACGAGGTGCTGGTGACGCTCCGGACCGGCGAAGCGGCCGATCCGGTCATGCGGCTGGGGCGGAATTTCTCTCTCGACGGCGAACTCGCCGAACGCTTGGCAAGCGTGCCGAGCCTTGCCAAGGTGCAACTCGACAAGCGGCGAGGCGGGGCACACCTGCGACTCGTCAACTGA